The DNA segment GATGTGGCTGAGGAAGCCGTCCGGATCGATCACGAGTCAGGGAACTTTCGCATCCGCGGCTTCATCACATCCCGCCCAATGGCGTCGCGCTCCGCCGATCAATTCCTCTTTGTCAACCGGCGCCCGGTCGTTTCGGCGCGCCTGGCGCGAGCCGTTCTGAACGGCGTCGAGCCTTACTACACCAGCGGCGGTTCGCCGGTCTATATGGTCGATATCGCGGCACCGCCCGATCGGTTCGACATCAACGTGCATCCCGCCAAGAAGGAAGTGAAGTTCGCCGACGAGAACGGCGTCTTTGGGGCGCTTTGGAGTGCCGTCCGGCGAGCAGTGGGTGCCGCGCTGGTGCCGGATAATGCAAATATAATAACAGATGACGGCTCCATAACCCGTTCCGATGTCAAAGATGGACCGCGAAGAAGGGGAGAAGCAGGACGCCGGGACTACACTGCCGCACATCCTGCGCCAAGCCTGTCAACACCATCCGCAACATCATCGGAACGTATCCCGGTTCCGGCACCGGCGCATTTGACTCCCTTCACCTCAATCCCGCGCCAGCACCTTGCGCCGCGGCGAGATCCGCTGCCCTTCCCGCACAACGACCGCCCCGACGGGCCGGTAGGCGAAGCGCTCCTTTCCAGTTCACATCCCGAGCCTGCCCCGGCGGGTGATATATCCACACCCGAACCGCGTCCTGGCGAGGGTCCGGTCATCTTCCAGATCTTCGACACCTACCTCGTCTCGCCGCTGACGACCGGCCTCGTCTTCATCGATCAACATGTGGCGCACGAGCGGGTGCTTTACGAGCGCGCCCTCGCCGCTCTTGAACGAATGCCCTGGACCAGCCAGCAACTCCTCTTCCCGTCGTCGTTTACGGTGGCGGTCGAACAAGCCCCTTTCGTTGAGGAACTCTTACCGCTCCTTAGGGCGATGGGGTTTGAGGTCGAGCCGTTCGGACCGCGGGAGTTTCGCATTTTGGCCGTTCCGGCAGGAGTAAATATCACAAGCGAGCGAGCGATTCTGATCGGCATTGTGGATGAAATGGTTGAGGGCCGGACATCGAACGCCGACCCGCGTCAGCGACTCGCGGCAGCCTTCGCCTGTCGGGGCGCAGTGAAAGCCAACACACCGCTCGAGCCGGAGCAGCGCCGCCGCTTGATAGACGACCTCTTCCAGACTGAGGATCCAGAATTCTGTCCACATGGCCGGCCGATCTATCACGTCCTTCCGTTACGGGAGATTGAGAAGTGGTTCAAACGGTAGGTAATGGTGAGGAGGGATAATTCGTAGGGTCGGATCGGAATCCAACCCTACGCGAAACTCTGCTTACCTGAAGTGCCGGAGGCCGGAATCGAACCGGCATGGGGAGTGAACCCCGGCGGATTTTGAGTCCGCTGCGTCTACCTATTTCACCACTCCGGCGGGAGACCTTAATATAGCGCTCCCTGACGCTCTCATCAAGACCGCGATCCTGGCTCCGTGGCAATGAGGCAAATGTCAAAGATGAGTGCAGTCAGAAGTTGCCATACTCCTTCGAACTCCCCTTTATTGCATGGATTGGCGCGAACTGCGATGATGCGACTGGAGCATTTTCATCAGCGTGAAGTAGATGAAGAAGACCCCGGTCATGATCACCAGTTGCACCATCTCGGACGCCTCGCCGTAAGGTATCCCTTGCGCCTCCTTGGCTCTGCCGCTTCCAATCGAAACTACCGTGTGCCAGATCAGCGCGCTCTGCGTTAAGATGTGTGCCAGGCTGAGCACTAATCTAAGGCCCTTTCTCATTTCGTGTGACATGCCCTGCCTCTCTCTATATGTCGATGCGGGTTGACTATTTTAAGAGCACCAGCCTCTGCCGGCGCTCGCCGAACCGGGTCGTTATGCGGACGATGAAGAGGCCCGCGTCGAGGCGATCCGGTTCCAGCGTCAAATGGTGGCGGCCGGGCGGCAGCGAGTCGAACTGCCGACGAAAGACCTCCCGCCCCGCCGGGTCGTAAAACTCAATTGTAATCGGCGATGCGACGGGCAGATCGACGGGAAGTGTCGTCCGGTTGTTGAACGGGTTGGGAAATGCCGCCCGAACTGCAAACCGGTCGGGGAGGACCGGCCTTTCGCCCGGCGCTTCGCCGTAAGCCGCCGGCCCGACGGCAGCCCGGATCATCACCTGTCCGTTGGGGAATTCGGTCCACCCGGCAGCCCGGGTGTAGTAAAGATTGCGCGACCGGTCGGGCGCTGAATGATCGACGCCGATCGGCGGTGAGCCGGGCGATTCGGGCAGGTATTCGAGCACCCCCCAGACCGATGTCGGACGACCTCCCGGTGTCAGGAAGACAGCCTGGTCTATGCCCGGATAATGGACCCGCACCATTTCGTTTGCCGTCCGGGGCCGCGCTATTATAACCGGCCCCAGCGGCCGCTCCGACGGCCAGCCGCCTTCATCCGACGCAAGAAAGAATTTCACCGACGTTGCAGCACCGGTATAGAAATCGAACCACCAGCATGCCGCGCTGTCGCGGTCGATATCGACCTCGAACCGCACCGCAAAGCGGTTAAGGTCGCCTTGAAAGTCAACCACAAACATCTGCTCGGGTTGGCCGTCGTCAAAGGCATAGGTCGTCACTTCGGGGCTTTGGACAGCGTAATCTTCAACCGGAACACTCCAGGCCCGCGCTTCGGGGACGCCGTTGCGCCGGACGAATCCGGCGACCTCATACTCGTAGTGTCCGAGCGGCATCACCGTCGAGTCGGTCAGAGTGCGACTTTCCGCCGGGAATCGACCGATCACTTCCCCATTGCGCATGACGGCGATTCCGTCAAGTTGCCTCAAAGCACCTCCGTCCAGCCCGGCCGTCGGCGTATCCCACCGGAGCCGCAGGAATGACCCGGCTCGCTGAAGGCTAACTCCCTCCGGCGCTAACGGTGGAACGAGCAGCCTCGCGGGAATCCGAATCCGCGCGAACTGCTCCGGGTTGGTGACAATCGAGACCATATCTTGCGGCCACCACCCATCGAAAACCGGATTCCCTTGTTGGTCTCTATGCACGGCAAATAGCCCCAGCCCGATGGTGTAATCGGGCGCGTAGAGTGCGACCTCTTGCGGCGTGAAGAACCCGAGTGGAATCGCCATCTCGATCTCGACATGGCCGCGTCCGTCGCCGAAGGCAAGGGGCGGATTCTCATAGCGGTAATAAGGATCGGCACGGTAGTCTCCGAGCGAAAGCGACCGGTACCTCATGTCTGGAGCACCGTCGCGCCAGTAACCCCAGAAGTTCCCCTCCGAGCCGGGCCGTTCGGCAGACCACCGTCCGTTGCCGTCGTCATCAACATAGATGCCGATGCCACAGCGCTCTTCGAGTTGCCGCAGCGCGAGATACTTCATCCCGACCAGCAGTTCGTCCGTGTCGTCGTCGAAGGCTAGATAAGCGACGGCTGATCCCGCCGTATCGACGCCGTCGTAGCCGAAAACGTCGGATACATCGCGAACCACGGCGCCCTCCCACTCGCCCTCGTCGATCCGGCCGTCCAGATTGGGACGTCGGATAGGGCGCAGTTCCGCGTCCCGCTCAATAAAGTCGTCGTCAAGCCAGCCTTCGGCTTCGTTCGACCAGAGGCTCTCGCCATCGCGAAAGAGTGCTGTGATGGCATAATAGTAGCGCCGTTGCGGATAAACCGCCAGGCGGTCTTCAAATCGTTCCGCTCCGCCCGGCAGCGCGGCGATCCGGACGTACGGCCCGCCGGAAATGTGCGACCGATAGACGATGATGCTATCGGCTTCGTCGGGATTGTCCCGTTGCGGCGGGGAAATCCGGTCACCCCATAGATCGGGTGTCAGACGTGGCGGCAGGCTCCCGACCGCCGAGCGGACGGGACTGCCATTCCCCTCTCCACCGGGAGCACGATTGTAGGCTACCCACTGAAGAATGACCTTGTTGCGGACGCCTTGCGAGGCCCGGAGGTTTTCGGGCGGTGGGCCGGCGGGCTCGAGAACAAAGTTGACTCCCGAGAGTTCGCGCCCTACTTCCAACCAGACCTCCCGCCTGCCGTGTCGAAAGCCGGGCTTCGTTGCCTCCAGCGCAACTTGCATTGCTTCACCGACATCGACAGTGAGTCGATATCTGCCTTCTAAAGTGCTAAGAGTATGAAAAGGAACTCTATATACCCTGACGTTCGCATCTGGCAGCGGACTTCCATCCGAATCGCGGACGAATCCGGTAATTACTGCACCGGCAAAATTCAAGTCTATCGAATGCACCTGCCCGCCCCGGCCAAAGACGCGGTTGTGGGTTCCCTTTCCGCCCGCTACAACTCTTAGTCCGCCCTCTCCGCCCGCCCCTATGGAGAGTCCTTCCAACGACCCGTCGGTGGTCAACTGATAAATCGGCTCCGGATCTGAAACCGACCGGTCGAAGATCTTAAGATCAGGGCGCTGATGGTCGAGGTCACCCCATGATGTTGCAGCGATGATTCGGCCATTCCCACTCAACTTGACATCCGACACTTCGTCACCGAAGTCGTCGCTGATCCAGAGCGGTCTCCCGACTCCATAGGTCTCAAAGAGCGCCACCCGTCCGCTATAGCGGTCTTCGTAGAAGTCGAGCGTCCCGGCGGCAAGGTGTCGCCCGTCTAACGAGAGCGCACAACATGTTACCCAAGAGAATTGGGCACCACTGAAGGCATAATGCCACATCAGGCGGTAGCCGGTATCGGGATCGCGAGCGAAGACCCTTAGCCGTCCGGTGAGGGATGCTGTCGCCAGAATTGACCCATCACCCGACAGTACTACAGGTGATTCGGTATTGAACGTCGGCTCGTCCCAGATGCGCTCCCCAGTACGGAAATCGAACACGTAAAGGTGATTCTTGCCGTTGGCGGCAACCACAGTATTAGCCAGAGTCAAGCCATACCATCCAAATGCCTCCTCATGCGGGACTTCAACCATCCATAATGGCTGTTCGATGCCTACCTCGAACTTCCAAAGTCGGTTTGCCCGCCTTTCGGGATCCTCACCCGTTACATAAAACTGATGGCCGAAGATAGCGACCGGCCCGGCAGCATATCCGCCCAAACTAATGCGTCGAATTAGTTCTCCACCTCTAAAGACAAACGCACTGTCCATCGCTCCAAAGACGACATAAAAGCCGCTGACGTCGATCGCCACATTCGCACCCCCCCACGTCGTTGGATACTGATAGATCAGTTCCCCGGTCGTCCCTCTCCGCACCTCAAGCCCCTGGTCGTTGAGCGTTTTGCCGATAGCGACCCAGTTTCCGTCACCGGAGATCGCCACATTGCTGGTGATCGCGTTCTGATGAGCCGAAGACCAACGCAACCGCCCCGCGTAGGGATCGCGGCGGGGCGCATCAAATTTCGGCGTGATGGTCTCGGTGGTCTGGAATAAAGCGGAAGAGAGGCTCGTATCCGGCAGACTCAAGTTAGCGGATCGGTGATCGCGGGTCGCAATGCGCACCGATTGCGGCTGGAGGTGGTCGGATTCGATGCGATGCTCCTGAGCATAGGCTCCCGGCAACATTAGCATCGCCGTGAGCAGAATGCAGAGTGCACTCCGGCGAGGTGTTCTATTCATCTGATTACGCTCTCCTTCCTAATCCGTAATGTCGATTCTTAAGCACTTTTGGACAATCACTCACGCGGCTGAAAGCCCTGCTCATCGACCGGCACTTTAAAACCGGGCAATTCCAGCAATAGACTTAACGTCTCGCGCTCCCGCCGCGAGAGTTTCTTCGGCAGGCAAAGGTCCAACTTCACCAACAGGTCCCCGGCCGGGTGGCCATCATAAGCCGGGAGTCCCCGTCCGGCCAGTTTCAGCACCATCCCGGGCACAAATCGAGGCGGGATGTCGATGGAGATCGTTCCCCCCGGATGTGGCAACCGTGACTGTCCGCCTTCGACATAGGAGTCAATTCCTACTAACAGGCTGTAGTGTAGATTGTTCCCGCGCACCTCGAAGTAGCGATCCGGTTTCAGCACTGCGATTACGACCAGACTGCCCGCCCCGCCTGGTCCCATATGCCCTTCGTCCGCATATCGGAAGCTGCTGCCATCGCGCACGCCCGCAGGAATCTGAACACTTACTTCACGGGTCTGCTCGGGGAAGCCCTCCCCGTCCTGTCGCTGCGGGTAGCGAAGCGTCTTGCGACAGCCTAAGAAGGCTTCGGGGAGCGTCAGAAAGACCCGGACCTTAACGTCTCTGCCTCGCGCCGCCTCGCTCCGGCGTGCCTTGCTACTCGAGAGGATCTGCTCATAGGCTTCACGCGCCCGCCGGAAGAGTGCATCCGCTCTGGCGTCTCCCGGATTGGCATCGGGATGATGGATACGCGCCAGACGGCGAAAGGCAGCGCGCACCTCCTTCAGGTCTGCGGACGGCGCCAGCCCCAGAACGGCATATGGGTCTGGATGGCGTGACATCGGGAGTCGAACCTACTCCTTCTTCTCGTCCTTCCCCTTCGCGATCCCCAACTTCTGCAGGATCTCCGGCACGGTGTCGAGGAGCGCGTCGAGTTTTCCCTTGCCAACCGGAATGTATCGGATCTGCTCGCCGTCGTAAGCAAGAAACCCGACCGGCTGAACACTCGCGCCCCCTCCTCCGCCGCCACCCCCGCCGCTACCCTGCCCTCTTTTCTCGTCTCCGCCGCTGCCTTCTCCCGACCCGGCCGCAAAGCCGATAGAGACCTTGATCACCGGAAGCAACGTCACATTGCCTACCGTTACCGGCTGGCCTACAACGGTCTCTGTCGAAGCAAGCCCTTTCAGGCGGCTCAGAATGGTATCGATGATCTCTTGCGCATTGGTCATCGAGTGAACTCCTATCGTAAGGATAACGAAACTGAACTGTTTGCCGTTTGGCTACAGCAGCGGCCAGTCGAGGGTCAGCCTCCCGTTGGGGGACTGCGACCAGCCGGCTCTAAGGCCACGACGTCCGAGATCGTCTGCTATGAGACTGGCCATCCTAAGATGAAAGGCCGGTTCGCCGAACCTGGCTTCGCCCGGCATATACCCCGACGGCAAAGCGGGCAGCACCGGCTCTGTCGAAAGGCTAACATGCAGCCCGAAAGCCTTGTCGTTCGACCCTGCTATCTTGATTACCCGGCTGCTCGCGCCGCTCGACTGGAGAGTCTCACAACTGTAGCGTAGTAGATGAAAAAGCGACTGGCAGAACTCCCCTCCGGCTTGAACCGCCGACGACGGTGCGCTCTCGATCTCTATGGAGATGTTGTCGCGGCGGTGAATGCGCTCCAGCGACGCTGCCAGTGCTTTGATAATACGCCCGGCTTCCACCGGCACGGCTATCTCCATTCCCTTGATCGAATCCTGAAAGCCGCGCAACATATCGCTCGCAGTCTGGCACGACTGCAGGAGGCTTTTCAACTTGATGTCATCAGAGAGCGGGTCGAGTTCGAGCAGCATCAGTTCGATCTGCCCCATCAAAGCCGCGAGCGTGTTGTTGAAGGCGTGGGTGATTCCTGCTCCGAGCGTCCCGACCAGAGCAGACCTGTCAAGCGCTCGCATCTCGGCGGGTGTCAGGTTAACCAAATCCGCTGTGGAACTCATATCTGGCACTCTATCTAATTATTAATGGGTGCATATAATTATGGTATTCTCCAGTAGGGCGGGCATTCCTGCCTGCCCTTAGGACGGACAAGAATGTCCGTCCTACTGATGCTGCCATTTGATGCTACCATCATTACTCGCCGGGGCGAATCGCCGAAAGGTGATTCTGCTTGTCAATCAGGGATGGCACACCCGGCCAGCCTAAGAGGTTCATCCTGCATCACACATCATCGGATGTAATCAAAGAAATATACAACCTCCAAACCACACTGCAAACCTGCCGCACCCATTTCCTAAATCTACCGCGACTTGAAGAATAGGACTCCGATCCCCAGTATTCCGAATAGAACATTGCCGGCCCAGGCGGAAATCATCGGTGGCAGCGTCCCGCCATAGCCGAGCACCCGGCCGGTCTGGATTAAACCGTAGTAAATGAAGCATATGAAAAGTGCCAGTCCAAAGCCGATTGCTACGCCGCTGCGGCGTCTTGGCATTGCGGCAATCGGCGCCCCGAAGAGGACAATGATCACGGCAGCGGCGGGCAGTGCCACCTTGGAATGACGGTCCACCTCCCACTTCTGAATGAC comes from the Calditrichota bacterium genome and includes:
- a CDS encoding sporulation protein; amino-acid sequence: MTNAQEIIDTILSRLKGLASTETVVGQPVTVGNVTLLPVIKVSIGFAAGSGEGSGGDEKRGQGSGGGGGGGGGASVQPVGFLAYDGEQIRYIPVGKGKLDALLDTVPEILQKLGIAKGKDEKKE
- a CDS encoding J domain-containing protein, which gives rise to MSRHPDPYAVLGLAPSADLKEVRAAFRRLARIHHPDANPGDARADALFRRAREAYEQILSSSKARRSEAARGRDVKVRVFLTLPEAFLGCRKTLRYPQRQDGEGFPEQTREVSVQIPAGVRDGSSFRYADEGHMGPGGAGSLVVIAVLKPDRYFEVRGNNLHYSLLVGIDSYVEGGQSRLPHPGGTISIDIPPRFVPGMVLKLAGRGLPAYDGHPAGDLLVKLDLCLPKKLSRRERETLSLLLELPGFKVPVDEQGFQPRE